A genome region from Gloeocapsopsis sp. IPPAS B-1203 includes the following:
- a CDS encoding peroxiredoxin, whose amino-acid sequence MAVKVGDTAPDFTLPSQSGTAVKLSDFQGKSVVLYFYPKDDTPGCTKESCAFRDQYEVFQNAGAEVIGVSADSPDSHQRFAAKYQLPFTLLSDAGNQVRKLYGVPATLGLLPGRVTYVIDQQGVVQHIFNSQFNFQGHVDEALKTLQQIGARG is encoded by the coding sequence ATGGCAGTTAAAGTTGGAGATACCGCTCCTGATTTTACTCTTCCTTCGCAATCGGGTACAGCGGTTAAACTAAGTGACTTTCAGGGGAAATCTGTTGTTTTGTACTTTTATCCTAAAGATGACACCCCAGGATGTACGAAAGAATCATGTGCCTTTCGCGATCAGTATGAAGTTTTTCAAAATGCTGGTGCAGAAGTCATTGGAGTAAGCGCTGACTCTCCCGATTCACATCAACGATTTGCAGCGAAATATCAATTACCTTTTACGCTTTTAAGTGACGCTGGCAATCAAGTCAGAAAGTTATATGGCGTTCCTGCAACCCTCGGTTTATTACCTGGAAGAGTGACTTATGTGATCGATCAACAGGGAGTTGTCCAGCATATTTTCAACTCCCAGTTTAACTTTCAAGGTCACGTTGACGAAGCGTTGAAGACTTTGCAACAAATAGGGGCGAGAGGCTAG
- a CDS encoding tetratricopeptide repeat protein produces MKKPYILAGLIAVGFTSVFIWIQPSLALDSYIISADMPSIASRQQAEVHNNQGVELAEQGRLAEAIAAFNRAISIYPEYENAHNNLGLALGNQNKFAEAIAAFNRAIEINPQNFETYNNLGIALGSQGKFAEAIAAFNRAIQINPSDPVSRQNLGVAFWSQGKVSQAVASLQKARELYAMQNNSAGMEEVGVILNQISLPAD; encoded by the coding sequence ATGAAAAAGCCTTATATTCTTGCTGGGTTGATTGCGGTAGGATTTACTAGCGTTTTTATATGGATTCAGCCAAGTTTAGCGTTAGATTCATATATTATTTCGGCTGATATGCCATCTATCGCCAGTAGACAGCAGGCAGAAGTTCATAATAACCAAGGAGTAGAATTAGCAGAACAAGGAAGATTAGCAGAAGCGATCGCGGCGTTTAATCGTGCTATTTCAATCTATCCAGAATACGAAAACGCCCATAATAATCTTGGACTAGCGCTTGGTAATCAAAACAAATTTGCTGAGGCGATCGCGGCGTTCAATCGTGCTATTGAAATTAATCCTCAAAATTTTGAAACTTACAACAATTTGGGAATTGCACTAGGAAGTCAAGGTAAATTCGCTGAAGCGATCGCGGCGTTTAATCGTGCCATTCAGATTAACCCAAGCGATCCAGTCTCTCGCCAAAACTTAGGAGTTGCGTTTTGGAGTCAAGGTAAAGTTTCTCAAGCAGTTGCATCACTACAAAAAGCAAGAGAACTTTATGCTATGCAAAACAATTCCGCAGGTATGGAAGAAGTGGGAGTTATTCTCAACCAGATATCATTGCCAGCAGACTAA